One window from the genome of Leptospira levettii encodes:
- a CDS encoding C69 family dipeptidase — translation MCDTSLATEKFTKTQKRIFAKNSDREPNEAQSILHMPRMEYPKDSLLKTTFIEIPQTSVTYEVFLSKPFHMWGAEMGVNEFGVCIGNEAVFTNLKILKKNNGLTGMDLIRVALERSKTAKDALFLITELLETYGQDACGGYENKSFFYHNSFIIADRTDGYVLETADRYWVAKKIDSYYAISNGLTIETDFEYCSTNLIEKLKYKSKEDFSFKAYFSDSFYTYMSHCHERRSLHEKTAERFQNIHSTYDSKLAIETLKTHLIDSNDFEPCFSSMKSLCLHATGPTTPNQTNGSLVVEWDTSETNQDPLRIFYTGTSTPCLSLFKPFFFGTKNFINASSLDSNGNYADTLWWLHESIARKSNFDYQGVRSILVPTLVGLQDSIYSMTKESLSMQKKEEIQWRFLKDHVNILKKIDDELIDAKIGKSRWQNPIFQLYWNSQNRKLGFRTSN, via the coding sequence ATGTGCGATACATCTCTTGCGACTGAAAAATTTACAAAAACGCAAAAAAGAATCTTTGCGAAGAACTCAGATAGAGAACCGAATGAAGCCCAATCAATTCTCCATATGCCCCGAATGGAGTACCCAAAAGACTCACTTTTAAAAACCACTTTCATTGAAATTCCACAAACATCCGTTACTTATGAAGTGTTTTTATCCAAACCATTCCATATGTGGGGCGCCGAAATGGGCGTGAATGAATTTGGGGTTTGTATTGGGAACGAAGCTGTATTTACTAATCTCAAAATTCTTAAAAAGAATAATGGCTTAACGGGTATGGATTTAATTCGCGTGGCATTAGAAAGGTCAAAAACAGCAAAAGATGCCTTATTTTTAATTACGGAACTTTTAGAAACTTATGGTCAGGACGCTTGTGGTGGATACGAAAACAAATCTTTTTTCTATCACAATAGTTTCATCATCGCAGACAGAACAGATGGTTATGTATTAGAAACAGCAGATCGATATTGGGTAGCAAAAAAAATTGATTCTTACTATGCAATTTCTAATGGGTTAACAATTGAAACAGATTTCGAATATTGTTCTACGAATTTAATTGAAAAATTAAAATATAAATCCAAAGAAGATTTTTCCTTCAAAGCTTATTTTAGTGATTCTTTTTACACTTATATGAGCCATTGCCATGAAAGAAGGAGTTTACACGAAAAAACTGCGGAACGATTTCAAAACATTCATTCTACTTACGATTCAAAATTGGCAATTGAAACTTTAAAGACACATCTTATTGATTCAAATGATTTTGAACCATGTTTTTCGTCTATGAAGTCACTCTGTTTACATGCAACGGGTCCAACAACACCTAACCAAACAAATGGCAGTTTGGTTGTCGAGTGGGATACTTCCGAAACTAACCAAGATCCGTTACGAATTTTTTACACAGGAACTTCTACCCCATGTTTGAGTTTATTCAAACCATTCTTTTTTGGAACAAAAAACTTCATCAATGCGTCTAGTTTGGATTCAAATGGGAACTATGCGGACACATTATGGTGGTTACATGAATCCATAGCAAGAAAATCTAATTTTGATTACCAAGGCGTAAGATCCATTCTAGTTCCTACACTCGTTGGACTTCAAGATTCCATTTATTCAATGACAAAAGAATCACTTTCCATGCAAAAAAAGGAAGAGATCCAATGGAGGTTTTTGAAGGACCATGTGAACATTCTGAAAAAAATAGATGATGAATTAATTGATGCAAAAATTGGTAAAAGCCGGTGGCAAAACCCAATTTTTCAGCTCTATTGGAATAGCCAAAATAGGAAACTAGGATTTCGCACTTCCAACTAA
- a CDS encoding NAD(P)-binding domain-containing protein, translated as MWPQVYFNWLKKSSPTGEVEIYPELSDSYETNLPNVFVIGDLTGVPLLKMATESGVKVWNYIPNFKNDRYDVVIIGSGPSGVSCAIEAKRLGKKYIVLESNLPFQTIQSYPNGKPIFAEPSGYLGSSAIKIVDTTKEGLLKDLNQYLKQNPIQIQTNQRVIHIQKDQIGYTLETESGSQYQTNSVVIAMGKSGDPKKLGIKGEMGSNVLYRFIDPKDTKDQSIVIVGGGDTALESAIMCSEYAKEITLIHRGNEFNKAKSENVKKVLTLSSQGKIKILYDARLTEINQTNVFVQKKDSALKIKSDLVYILIGNLPPLHFFQKIGVKLQNQKNFLDWLGFSSLMGFAFTAYFGKASFYGPFWFSVVASISALYSTLSLILYATISLTKNKLKFDGWKIFKVTYFLFVFLYFLSVYFLATYQQFQLFGKYPSFHYTLLYSLTILIFGIRRMMVRKTQYIFYQTLSLIGIQIFFLFLLPELILPKLGDLGYLGTPEGFIRTEIFPSDAYWKAYGFILAWPLSMGVLYDGGITNFWLVYGLSFSFVFIPLLVYHYGKGVYCGWICSCGGLAETLGDEYRQKMPHSKTAYGWEHTGQYILFLAFLLTFLKLLSVYGKTLFPFLTLGEMIADSIKLYYDIFVDIGLAGVVGVGCYFLYSGRVWCRMFCPLASLMHIYARFSKFRIFSEKKKCISCNICTKNCHQGIDVMGYASRGIPMDSVQCVRCSACVSLCPTDVLSFGKLNGNQIDFDLLDAKTRK; from the coding sequence ATGTGGCCTCAAGTTTATTTTAATTGGTTAAAAAAATCATCACCCACTGGTGAAGTGGAAATTTACCCAGAATTATCTGACTCCTACGAAACAAATTTACCGAATGTTTTTGTGATTGGAGATTTAACAGGTGTTCCACTTTTGAAAATGGCTACAGAAAGTGGGGTGAAGGTTTGGAATTATATTCCTAATTTTAAAAATGATCGTTACGATGTGGTGATCATTGGTTCGGGTCCCTCTGGTGTGTCTTGTGCCATAGAAGCAAAACGATTGGGTAAAAAGTATATCGTTTTAGAATCAAATTTACCCTTCCAAACCATCCAGAGTTATCCCAATGGAAAACCAATCTTTGCGGAACCAAGTGGTTATCTTGGAAGTTCTGCAATCAAAATTGTTGATACAACAAAAGAAGGTCTTTTAAAAGATTTAAACCAGTATTTAAAACAAAATCCAATCCAAATTCAAACAAACCAAAGAGTCATTCACATCCAAAAAGACCAAATTGGATATACTTTGGAAACAGAATCTGGCTCTCAATACCAAACGAACTCTGTAGTGATCGCAATGGGTAAATCTGGAGATCCAAAAAAATTAGGGATCAAAGGAGAAATGGGATCAAATGTTTTATACCGATTCATTGATCCAAAAGACACCAAGGACCAATCCATTGTCATCGTAGGCGGAGGAGATACTGCACTAGAATCGGCCATCATGTGTTCTGAGTATGCAAAAGAGATTACACTCATACATAGAGGAAATGAATTCAATAAAGCAAAATCTGAAAATGTAAAAAAGGTCTTAACTCTTTCGTCACAAGGGAAAATTAAAATCCTATATGACGCTAGACTTACAGAAATTAACCAAACGAATGTTTTTGTTCAAAAAAAAGATTCTGCTCTCAAAATTAAATCAGATCTAGTATACATTTTGATTGGTAATTTGCCTCCGCTTCATTTTTTTCAAAAAATTGGTGTTAAGTTACAAAACCAAAAGAATTTTTTGGATTGGTTGGGATTTTCGAGCCTAATGGGATTTGCATTTACTGCTTATTTTGGAAAAGCCTCTTTTTATGGTCCGTTTTGGTTTTCCGTAGTGGCATCAATATCTGCGCTTTATTCTACGTTGAGTTTGATTTTATATGCTACTATTTCACTGACAAAAAACAAACTAAAGTTTGATGGTTGGAAAATTTTTAAAGTTACCTATTTCCTTTTTGTATTTTTGTATTTTTTGTCAGTATATTTTTTGGCAACTTACCAACAGTTTCAATTGTTTGGCAAATATCCTTCATTCCATTATACATTATTGTATTCACTTACAATTTTGATCTTTGGAATTAGAAGGATGATGGTTCGAAAAACACAATACATCTTTTACCAGACATTATCTTTAATTGGAATCCAAATCTTCTTTTTGTTTTTATTGCCTGAATTGATTTTGCCAAAGTTAGGTGATCTTGGCTATTTAGGTACTCCAGAAGGATTTATTAGAACAGAAATTTTTCCTTCCGATGCATATTGGAAAGCGTATGGATTTATTTTAGCATGGCCTCTCAGTATGGGTGTCTTATATGACGGTGGCATCACTAACTTTTGGTTAGTTTATGGATTATCCTTTAGTTTTGTATTCATTCCGCTATTAGTATATCACTACGGGAAAGGTGTCTATTGTGGTTGGATTTGTTCTTGTGGTGGACTTGCCGAAACACTAGGGGATGAATACCGACAAAAAATGCCACATTCTAAAACAGCTTATGGATGGGAACATACTGGACAATACATTCTCTTTCTCGCATTTTTACTTACATTTCTAAAACTTTTGAGTGTATATGGGAAGACCTTGTTCCCATTTTTAACATTAGGAGAAATGATTGCCGATTCTATCAAATTGTATTACGACATTTTTGTCGATATTGGTCTCGCAGGTGTTGTTGGGGTTGGTTGTTATTTTTTATACTCTGGCCGAGTTTGGTGTAGGATGTTTTGTCCGCTTGCATCACTTATGCATATTTATGCGAGATTTAGTAAGTTTCGTATTTTTTCTGAGAAAAAGAAATGCATTTCATGTAATATTTGTACAAAAAATTGCCACCAAGGCATCGATGTGATGGGTTATGCGAGTCGTGGGATTCCAATGGACAGTGTACAATGTGTGAGATGTTCCGCTTGTGTTTCTTTGTGTCCAACTGATGTTTTGAGTTTTGGAAAACTAAATGGAAATCAAATCGACTTTGATCTCCTGGATGCTAAAACTAGGAAATAA
- a CDS encoding glycerate kinase type-2 family protein produces MKSIRDDILYLFLEGIKAASPKELFQEFSKENMDVVEKLSDHSKNQFVFSLGKAAYSMAESFSDLFSVNKGYVLTKYNHLPLELSEKDKDKDKIWTYREASHPLPDENSIRYALEVLDQLKQLGKKDRLVVLLSGGGSSLFEVPIDGLSLQELINIQNQLLKSGKSIQEINSERKKYSKVKGGKLLKELNQDLEVYTLVISDVIGDDPNSIASGPTYPSQNYFIIGNLTRSIHRILEEGKKLGYQTKLISDTWSGSSEETSYLFEEEFNLALDSPKSQMIVLGGEMVCPVLGDGIGGRNQETALRVSLLLNEHPTEREWTFLSGGTDGTDGPTDVAVGIVGNDSIHKMEKKGWNPKKELHNSNSYPILKDIDALVSTGPTGTNVNDILILLVGSAKS; encoded by the coding sequence TTGAAATCGATTCGAGATGACATTCTTTATTTATTCCTAGAGGGGATAAAAGCAGCAAGTCCGAAGGAATTGTTTCAAGAATTTAGTAAAGAGAACATGGACGTGGTGGAAAAACTATCTGACCACTCAAAAAATCAATTTGTGTTCTCTTTAGGTAAGGCAGCATATTCAATGGCTGAATCTTTCTCTGATTTATTTTCAGTTAATAAAGGTTATGTGTTAACGAAATACAATCATTTACCGTTGGAACTCTCTGAGAAGGATAAGGACAAGGACAAAATTTGGACTTATCGAGAGGCTTCTCATCCTTTGCCCGACGAGAATTCAATTCGGTATGCTCTCGAAGTTTTAGACCAATTAAAACAATTGGGTAAGAAGGATCGACTCGTGGTTTTACTTTCTGGTGGAGGATCAAGTTTATTTGAAGTTCCGATTGATGGACTGTCTTTACAAGAGCTTATAAACATTCAGAATCAATTATTAAAGAGCGGAAAATCCATTCAGGAAATTAATTCTGAAAGAAAAAAGTATTCGAAGGTGAAAGGTGGAAAACTTTTAAAGGAATTAAACCAAGATTTGGAAGTGTATACCTTGGTCATTTCAGATGTAATCGGAGATGATCCAAATTCAATCGCTTCAGGACCTACCTACCCGAGTCAAAATTATTTTATCATAGGAAATCTCACTCGTTCTATCCATCGAATTTTAGAAGAAGGGAAAAAATTAGGATACCAGACTAAATTGATTAGTGATACTTGGTCGGGTTCTTCTGAAGAGACATCGTATCTTTTTGAAGAGGAATTTAATTTAGCCTTAGATTCACCCAAAAGCCAAATGATTGTGTTAGGTGGTGAAATGGTTTGCCCTGTTTTGGGTGATGGGATTGGTGGACGAAACCAAGAAACAGCACTTCGAGTATCACTATTACTCAATGAACATCCTACGGAACGGGAATGGACATTTTTGTCTGGTGGTACGGATGGAACTGATGGTCCAACCGATGTTGCAGTTGGAATCGTTGGAAACGATTCCATTCATAAGATGGAAAAGAAAGGTTGGAATCCAAAAAAAGAATTACATAATTCCAATTCTTATCCAATCCTTAAAGACATAGACGCGTTAGTATCCACTGGACCTACTGGCACCAATGTGAATGATATCTTAATTCTGTTAGTTGGAAGTGCGAAATCCTAG